From a single Rhizobium lusitanum genomic region:
- a CDS encoding adenosylcobinamide-GDP ribazoletransferase has protein sequence MNIREYTDDIARATAFLSRIPVPASFFEGDDGKLTRVSRAFPLAGLLIALPAAITFGVLLAFDADPLMAALLALAVHTVTTGALHEDGLSDTADGLGGGKDSDRALAIMKDSRIGTYGAVALILSFGLRAAALAAIGRGLAPLDAALTIPAAAVLSRGAMVWHWYALPAAKPDGVAASAGKPDYGPMQIALITALVLAAFLLWPSLRLPAFVICLLVTALAAFLFTRRVRQRLSGHTGDTIGAAQQICEIAAFCTLAMCV, from the coding sequence ATGAATATTCGGGAATATACCGACGACATCGCCCGCGCCACGGCCTTCTTGAGCCGCATTCCCGTGCCCGCGTCCTTCTTCGAGGGCGATGACGGCAAGCTTACCCGCGTCTCGCGTGCCTTTCCCCTCGCCGGCCTGCTGATCGCCCTGCCCGCCGCAATCACCTTCGGCGTGCTGCTGGCCTTCGACGCCGATCCGCTGATGGCAGCACTCCTGGCGCTCGCCGTCCACACGGTAACGACCGGCGCGCTGCATGAAGACGGCCTTAGCGATACAGCCGACGGCCTGGGTGGCGGCAAGGATAGCGACCGGGCGCTTGCCATCATGAAGGATAGTCGCATCGGCACCTATGGCGCGGTGGCGCTGATCCTTTCCTTCGGTCTGCGCGCCGCCGCACTTGCCGCTATCGGTCGCGGCCTCGCTCCCCTTGACGCGGCGCTCACCATCCCGGCCGCCGCCGTCTTGAGCCGTGGCGCCATGGTCTGGCACTGGTATGCGCTGCCGGCGGCCAAGCCGGACGGGGTCGCCGCCTCGGCGGGCAAACCGGACTACGGCCCCATGCAGATCGCCTTGATCACCGCGCTGGTGCTCGCGGCGTTTCTGCTCTGGCCGAGCCTCAGGCTTCCAGCATTTGTCATCTGCCTTCTTGTCACCGCCTTAGCGGCATTTCTCTTCACCCGGCGTGTACGTCAACGGCTTTCCGGTCACACCGGAGACACCATCGGTGCTGCACAGCAAATTTGCGAGATCGCCGCTTTCTGTACTCTTGCCATGTGCGTCTGA
- a CDS encoding DUF1289 domain-containing protein — MLTPCILVCSIDINTGYCFGCGRTREEIGGWMTYSDDERRDIMQVLPERLATVERKPRRETRRNRLARERSAV, encoded by the coding sequence ATGCTAACACCCTGCATCCTTGTCTGCTCCATCGATATCAACACCGGCTATTGCTTCGGCTGCGGACGAACGCGCGAAGAAATCGGCGGATGGATGACCTATAGCGACGACGAACGCCGGGACATTATGCAAGTTCTGCCGGAGCGCCTGGCAACCGTCGAGCGCAAGCCGCGCCGCGAAACCCGCCGCAACCGGCTGGCGCGGGAGCGTAGCGCTGTATGA
- the ssuC gene encoding aliphatic sulfonate ABC transporter permease SsuC, whose translation MSAFDTSFVRVAAQSRVRPAKPTRTAISLERFLPFLLPAVIIAAWQLGSSVGWISTRIMPSPADVVIAFWQTTISGQLPHNILVSAGRAFAGLLVGGSIGFLLGIANGVSRLSEKLTDTTLQMLRTIPHLAMVPLVILWFGIGEESKLFLTALGVMFPIYLNTYHGVRNVDRGLIEMGRVYGMSNWTLFKKVIFPGALPSILVGLRFALGIMWLTLIVAESIAASSGIGYMANNAREFGMTDVVVLTLVIYAILGKLADVVARALERRALRWNPAYQN comes from the coding sequence ATGTCGGCATTCGACACGTCCTTCGTTCGCGTCGCTGCGCAAAGCCGGGTCCGCCCGGCCAAGCCGACGCGGACCGCCATCTCCCTGGAGCGGTTCTTGCCTTTCCTGCTACCTGCCGTGATTATTGCGGCCTGGCAGCTCGGTTCGTCGGTCGGATGGATCTCCACTCGCATCATGCCGTCGCCGGCGGATGTCGTGATTGCATTCTGGCAGACGACGATCTCCGGGCAATTGCCGCATAACATCCTTGTCAGTGCCGGCCGGGCCTTTGCTGGCTTGCTGGTCGGCGGCTCGATCGGCTTTCTGCTTGGCATCGCCAACGGCGTGTCGCGGCTGTCGGAGAAGCTGACCGATACCACGCTGCAGATGCTGCGTACCATTCCGCATCTGGCCATGGTGCCGCTGGTCATCCTCTGGTTCGGGATCGGCGAAGAATCGAAACTATTCCTGACGGCGCTCGGGGTCATGTTCCCGATCTATCTCAATACCTATCACGGCGTTCGAAATGTCGATCGCGGCCTGATCGAGATGGGCCGGGTCTATGGCATGAGCAACTGGACGCTGTTCAAGAAGGTGATCTTCCCCGGCGCGCTGCCGTCGATCCTCGTCGGCCTGCGTTTCGCGCTCGGCATCATGTGGCTGACGCTGATCGTGGCGGAATCGATCGCCGCGTCCTCGGGCATCGGTTACATGGCTAACAACGCCCGCGAGTTCGGCATGACCGATGTCGTGGTGTTGACGCTGGTCATTTACGCCATACTCGGCAAGCTCGCCGATGTCGTCGCTCGGGCATTGGAGCGCAGGGCCTTGCGCTGGAACCCGGCCTATCAGAATTGA
- a CDS encoding sensor histidine kinase yields MSNGVSTSTDKIIVDRSRSHRNRAVSKAVRQTRERLQTGHSRSFDRELMMMHVDTLLQGASVMPIFVIVAAALGAYLTRDAQILIWAIPTLTVHAINMLLGRRAKKYEMSAGRAKKWRNILLLGQLLIGICWAFFAMQGCSACGGDSFVLYKGATLLVAICVTTMANFMLPRAVPFAFAPAIVALAVKATLGRDPLDITLAAAITVAVVFFTFITKRMFQSNLKILSFQSEKDDLIAELEVAKSMSDEARRRAEEANLAKSRFLASMSHELRTPLNAILGFSEVMSAEVMGPLNNATYREYTTDIHRSGQHLLNLINEILDLSRIEAGKYELNEEAISLLDVAEDCIGMVQLRARGKNISIAPQFELQLPSVWADEKSIRQVILNLLSNAVKFTPQGGEITVKVGWTSGGGQYVAIRDNGPGIPEEEIPVVLSAFGQGSIAIKSAEQGTGLGLPIVQAILAKHDGQFMLKSRLREGTEVIAILPAKRVLQSLPAVEDAPSVERRKKSFA; encoded by the coding sequence ATGAGTAACGGCGTCAGCACATCGACAGATAAAATCATCGTCGACCGATCGCGCAGTCACCGTAACCGGGCTGTGTCGAAGGCCGTGAGGCAGACCCGCGAGCGCCTGCAAACCGGCCACAGCCGGAGTTTCGACCGCGAATTGATGATGATGCATGTCGACACCCTGTTGCAGGGTGCCTCGGTCATGCCAATCTTCGTCATCGTCGCCGCGGCGCTTGGCGCTTATCTTACCCGCGACGCGCAGATCCTCATCTGGGCCATTCCGACCTTGACGGTGCATGCCATCAACATGCTGCTTGGCCGCCGGGCGAAAAAATACGAGATGAGTGCCGGACGCGCCAAGAAATGGCGCAATATCCTGCTACTTGGCCAGTTGCTCATCGGGATCTGCTGGGCGTTCTTTGCCATGCAAGGCTGCTCCGCCTGCGGTGGCGACAGCTTCGTACTCTACAAGGGCGCGACGCTGCTGGTGGCCATCTGCGTTACCACCATGGCGAATTTCATGCTGCCGCGCGCGGTGCCTTTCGCCTTTGCCCCAGCAATCGTCGCGCTTGCCGTCAAAGCGACCCTCGGCCGCGATCCGCTCGATATCACGCTTGCCGCCGCCATCACTGTCGCCGTCGTCTTCTTCACCTTCATCACCAAGCGGATGTTTCAATCCAATCTGAAGATACTCTCCTTCCAATCGGAGAAGGACGACCTGATCGCCGAGCTCGAGGTCGCCAAATCCATGTCGGACGAAGCGCGCCGCCGCGCCGAAGAGGCCAACCTCGCCAAATCGCGCTTCCTGGCGTCGATGTCGCATGAGCTGAGAACGCCGCTGAATGCCATCCTCGGCTTCTCCGAGGTCATGTCGGCTGAAGTCATGGGACCACTGAACAACGCCACCTATCGCGAATACACCACCGATATCCATCGCTCCGGGCAGCACCTGCTCAATCTGATCAACGAGATTCTCGACCTCTCGCGCATCGAAGCCGGCAAATATGAGCTGAACGAAGAAGCGATCTCGCTGCTGGATGTCGCGGAGGATTGCATCGGCATGGTGCAGTTGCGCGCGCGCGGCAAGAATATCTCCATCGCACCACAGTTCGAACTTCAGCTTCCCTCCGTCTGGGCCGACGAGAAATCCATCCGGCAGGTGATCCTCAATCTCCTGTCCAATGCCGTGAAGTTCACGCCCCAAGGCGGCGAGATCACCGTCAAGGTCGGCTGGACCTCCGGCGGCGGGCAATATGTGGCGATCAGGGACAATGGCCCCGGCATTCCCGAGGAGGAGATACCGGTGGTTCTGTCCGCCTTCGGTCAGGGTTCGATCGCCATCAAGAGCGCGGAACAGGGAACGGGGCTCGGCCTGCCGATCGTCCAGGCGATCCTTGCCAAGCACGACGGTCAGTTCATGCTGAAATCCCGGCTGCGTGAAGGCACGGAGGTCATCGCCATCCTGCCGGCCAAGCGCGTGCTGCAAAGCCTGCCGGCCGTCGAGGATGCGCCGTCGGTCGAACGCCGCAAGAAAAGCTTTGCCTGA
- a CDS encoding aliphatic sulfonate ABC transporter substrate-binding protein, producing the protein MISRRQTLSLLAATAAALALPSIRSARAAAATTLRIGWQKNGVLALAKRKGSLEKLLAGRGISVEWSEFTSGPPLLEALGAGALDFGATGDVPPLFAQAANGNLLYVGQYSGSPEGSAILVRKDSPIQTLADLKGKKLAFKRGSSAHNVAVKALTKGGLTVNDVQALDLAPPDASAAFKTGAIDAWSIWDPYLAIAEADPDTRILATARGLLDSYSYFLGNADFTKDNGQVIVDVLGELAKVGTAAQTNLDDTVAALSEITGVPANITRVALTRPDFNLGAVSTITDAAIAYQQGLADSFYDLGIVPKKLAITDIVWRPKAS; encoded by the coding sequence ATGATCTCGCGCAGACAGACACTCAGCCTTCTCGCCGCCACGGCCGCCGCCTTGGCGCTGCCTTCCATACGGTCGGCGCGCGCGGCCGCTGCAACCACCCTTCGTATAGGCTGGCAGAAGAACGGTGTACTTGCGCTGGCCAAGCGCAAGGGTTCGCTGGAAAAGCTTCTCGCCGGTCGCGGCATCTCTGTTGAATGGTCCGAATTCACCTCCGGTCCGCCGCTTCTCGAAGCGTTGGGTGCCGGCGCGCTCGATTTCGGCGCGACGGGCGATGTGCCTCCGCTTTTCGCGCAGGCCGCTAACGGAAATCTGCTTTATGTGGGGCAATACTCTGGAAGCCCGGAGGGCTCGGCCATTCTGGTGCGCAAGGATTCGCCAATCCAGACGCTAGCGGACCTCAAGGGCAAGAAATTGGCCTTCAAGCGCGGGTCCAGCGCCCATAACGTTGCCGTAAAGGCGCTTACCAAGGGTGGCCTGACGGTGAACGACGTCCAGGCGCTCGATCTCGCGCCGCCGGATGCTTCCGCAGCCTTCAAGACCGGCGCGATCGATGCCTGGTCAATCTGGGATCCCTATCTCGCCATCGCCGAGGCCGATCCGGATACCCGCATCCTGGCAACGGCGCGTGGCCTGCTCGATTCCTACAGCTATTTCCTGGGAAATGCCGATTTCACCAAAGACAATGGCCAGGTTATCGTGGATGTGCTCGGTGAACTCGCCAAGGTTGGTACCGCGGCGCAGACCAATCTTGACGATACCGTTGCGGCGCTTTCAGAGATCACCGGCGTGCCGGCCAATATTACGCGGGTGGCGCTGACGCGCCCTGATTTCAATCTTGGCGCCGTCTCGACCATCACCGACGCAGCCATCGCCTACCAGCAGGGATTGGCGGACTCGTTCTACGACCTCGGGATCGTTCCGAAGAAACTTGCTATCACCGATATCGTCTGGCGGCCGAAAGCAAGCTGA
- the cobT gene encoding nicotinate-nucleotide--dimethylbenzimidazole phosphoribosyltransferase — MSVTGLPFDDFRTLLRDLPGPDPRALVAARERDAQLTKPPGALGRLEEIAFWLAAWTGRPPAVTRPLVAIFAGNHGVTKQGITPFPPSVTQQMVENFAAGGAAINQICVTYDLGLKVFDLALDYPTGDITEEPALSERDCAATMAFGMEAIAGGTDLLCIGEMGIGNTTIAAAINYALYGGTAAEWVGPGTGSEGEMLKRKIAAVEKAVALHREHLSDPLEVLRRLGGREIAAMAGAILAARMERIPVIIDGYVATAAASILKAANPSALDHCLIGHVSAEPGHLKAIDKLGKTPLLALGMRLGEGTGAALAAGIVKAAAACHSGMATFESAGVTNKH; from the coding sequence ATGAGCGTTACCGGCCTGCCATTCGACGATTTCCGCACGCTGCTGCGCGACCTTCCTGGCCCGGATCCCCGAGCGCTGGTTGCGGCGCGCGAGCGCGACGCGCAGCTCACAAAGCCGCCAGGCGCCCTCGGTCGCCTGGAGGAGATTGCCTTCTGGCTCGCGGCCTGGACCGGCCGTCCACCCGCCGTCACCCGCCCGCTTGTCGCGATCTTTGCCGGCAATCACGGCGTCACCAAACAGGGCATCACGCCGTTTCCGCCTTCGGTAACGCAGCAGATGGTGGAGAATTTCGCCGCCGGCGGCGCGGCGATCAACCAGATCTGTGTCACCTATGATCTCGGCCTGAAGGTATTCGATCTGGCGCTCGACTACCCGACCGGGGATATCACCGAGGAGCCGGCACTTTCCGAGCGCGATTGCGCCGCGACCATGGCCTTTGGCATGGAAGCGATCGCTGGTGGCACGGACCTGCTCTGCATCGGCGAAATGGGCATCGGCAACACCACGATCGCCGCCGCCATCAACTACGCGCTCTACGGTGGTACGGCAGCGGAATGGGTTGGCCCCGGAACCGGTTCGGAAGGCGAAATGCTGAAGCGCAAGATTGCCGCTGTCGAAAAGGCTGTGGCGCTGCATCGCGAGCATCTCTCCGATCCGCTGGAAGTGCTGCGTCGCCTCGGTGGCCGCGAGATTGCCGCCATGGCCGGCGCCATTCTCGCCGCCCGCATGGAGCGCATTCCTGTTATCATCGACGGCTATGTGGCGACCGCAGCAGCCTCGATCCTCAAGGCCGCCAATCCGTCCGCTCTCGATCACTGCCTGATCGGCCACGTCTCAGCGGAGCCGGGACACCTGAAAGCCATCGACAAGCTCGGCAAGACACCACTTCTGGCGCTTGGCATGCGGCTCGGCGAGGGTACGGGCGCGGCGCTGGCCGCCGGTATCGTCAAGGCCGCTGCCGCCTGCCATTCCGGCATGGCGACCTTCGAGAGCGCTGGCGTTACCAACAAGCACTGA
- a CDS encoding NAD(P)-dependent oxidoreductase, whose product MAKVAFIGMGVMGYPMAGHLKTKGGHDVTVYNRTIAKAEAWAKQFDGKFAPTPAAAAEGADFVFTCVGNDDDLRSVTIGKDGVLSGMKAGAILIDNTTASAEVARELHAAAKEKGVEFIDAPVSGGQAGAENGVLTVMCGGDETVFEKAKPVIDAYARMVGLMGSVGAGQLTKMINQICIAGIVQGLAEGIHFGKQAGLDIEKVVDVISKGAAGSWQMENRHKTMNAEKYDFGFAVDWMRKDLGIVLAEARRNEAKLPLTALVDQFYGDVQAMGGNRWDTSSLLARLDRK is encoded by the coding sequence ATGGCAAAGGTCGCTTTCATCGGCATGGGCGTCATGGGCTATCCCATGGCAGGGCATCTGAAGACCAAGGGTGGCCACGACGTCACCGTCTACAACCGCACCATCGCCAAGGCGGAAGCCTGGGCCAAGCAATTTGACGGCAAATTTGCCCCTACTCCCGCCGCTGCGGCCGAAGGCGCCGATTTCGTCTTTACCTGCGTCGGAAACGACGACGACCTGCGCTCGGTGACGATCGGCAAGGACGGCGTGCTCTCGGGCATGAAGGCGGGCGCGATCCTGATCGACAACACGACGGCAAGCGCCGAAGTTGCCCGCGAACTCCATGCTGCGGCCAAGGAAAAAGGTGTTGAATTCATCGATGCCCCCGTCTCAGGCGGCCAGGCTGGCGCGGAGAATGGCGTGCTGACCGTCATGTGCGGTGGCGATGAGACTGTATTCGAAAAGGCAAAACCCGTCATCGACGCCTATGCCCGCATGGTCGGCCTGATGGGCTCCGTCGGCGCTGGTCAGCTCACCAAGATGATCAACCAGATCTGCATAGCCGGCATCGTCCAGGGCCTCGCGGAAGGCATCCATTTCGGCAAACAGGCCGGCCTCGACATCGAAAAAGTCGTGGATGTCATCTCCAAGGGTGCGGCTGGCTCGTGGCAGATGGAAAACCGCCACAAGACCATGAACGCCGAAAAATACGACTTCGGTTTCGCCGTCGACTGGATGCGCAAGGATCTCGGCATCGTATTGGCGGAAGCCCGCCGCAACGAGGCCAAGCTTCCGCTGACCGCCCTGGTCGACCAATTCTACGGCGATGTCCAGGCCATGGGCGGCAATCGCTGGGACACCTCGTCGCTCCTGGCGCGGCTGGACAGGAAGTAA
- a CDS encoding thermonuclease family protein, which yields MTRSGRLFRDGVTTFALLALLALLAWKLNNRPELIQTGRFYVVDGDTLAQGGERFRLRGIDAPEYRQQCQRNGADWACGEEARRALDRFMKTGAPECRGNEKDRYGRLLVICKAGDVDINAAMVRSGMAVSYGGYTAEEAVARQAKAGLWAGNFERPRDYRREEQMQHASSGDPLGGLVDYLRKLVGWGNDDDGR from the coding sequence GTGACGCGATCTGGCCGGCTGTTTCGTGATGGCGTAACAACATTCGCCCTGCTGGCGCTGCTCGCTTTGCTGGCGTGGAAGTTGAATAATCGCCCGGAACTTATTCAAACTGGAAGATTTTATGTCGTCGATGGCGACACGCTTGCTCAAGGCGGCGAGCGTTTTCGGCTGCGCGGCATCGATGCGCCGGAATATCGGCAGCAATGTCAGCGCAATGGTGCAGACTGGGCCTGCGGTGAAGAGGCGCGTAGAGCCCTTGATAGATTTATGAAGACGGGTGCCCCCGAATGCCGGGGTAACGAAAAGGACCGTTATGGCCGGCTGCTGGTGATCTGCAAGGCTGGGGATGTCGATATCAACGCCGCCATGGTTCGCAGCGGCATGGCCGTGTCCTACGGCGGCTATACCGCAGAAGAGGCCGTGGCGCGGCAGGCAAAGGCCGGGCTTTGGGCCGGTAATTTCGAGCGGCCGCGCGACTATCGACGCGAGGAGCAGATGCAACATGCGTCCAGTGGCGATCCGCTTGGCGGGCTGGTCGATTATCTGCGAAAGCTGGTTGGATGGGGCAATGACGATGACGGGCGATGA
- a CDS encoding diacylglycerol kinase codes for MAEFSKSAVTKETGIRHFFAAASYSWGGFQRLLQEAAFRQELLFAAVALILLIAVGATLGEIMIAVVLFLGVFAVEAMNTAVEEVIDRISPEISNVGKHAKDLGSFAVFCMLVASGLYLLYTIGYHLFFR; via the coding sequence ATGGCCGAGTTTTCGAAATCAGCGGTAACCAAGGAAACGGGTATCCGGCATTTTTTTGCCGCCGCCAGCTATTCCTGGGGCGGCTTTCAGCGCCTGTTGCAGGAAGCGGCGTTCCGGCAGGAACTGCTGTTCGCGGCGGTCGCACTGATCCTGTTGATCGCCGTTGGCGCCACGCTTGGCGAGATCATGATTGCCGTCGTGTTGTTTCTCGGCGTTTTCGCGGTCGAAGCGATGAATACCGCGGTTGAAGAAGTGATCGACCGGATCTCACCCGAGATTTCCAATGTTGGCAAGCATGCGAAGGATCTGGGATCCTTTGCCGTTTTCTGCATGCTCGTCGCGTCCGGCCTCTATCTGCTGTATACCATCGGCTACCACCTGTTTTTCCGCTAG
- a CDS encoding ABC transporter ATP-binding protein yields the protein MTAIALERAHQGSSANASLQTGAAAIHIKGLEKSFDNNRVLRGIDLDIPAGQFVAIIGKSGCGKSTLLRILMGLDEPTAGHLRFETADADGAAPNARIVFQEPRLLPWLSVADNVAVGLGEGLQQQVVRAETAAVLSEVQLAEKAREWPSRLSGGQRQRVALARALVSKPGVLALDEPLGALDALTRISMQELLNRVWRELGFTAVLVTHDVSEAVHLADRVVVLDEGRIVLDIAVPHPHPRRHGNPALAELEGQLLAAILGDARPS from the coding sequence ATGACCGCTATCGCATTGGAACGCGCTCATCAGGGCTCCTCCGCGAACGCCTCGTTGCAGACAGGCGCTGCCGCCATCCACATCAAGGGGCTGGAAAAGAGCTTTGACAATAATCGCGTGCTGCGCGGCATCGATCTCGATATTCCCGCCGGCCAGTTCGTCGCCATCATTGGCAAGAGCGGCTGCGGCAAGAGCACGCTGCTGCGCATCCTGATGGGGCTAGATGAGCCGACGGCGGGCCATCTGCGTTTCGAGACTGCTGACGCGGATGGCGCAGCGCCGAATGCCCGTATCGTCTTTCAGGAACCGCGATTGCTGCCCTGGCTCTCCGTTGCCGACAATGTCGCCGTTGGGCTTGGCGAGGGCTTGCAGCAACAGGTGGTACGAGCCGAAACTGCAGCGGTTCTTTCCGAAGTACAGCTGGCGGAAAAAGCCAGAGAATGGCCGTCGCGGCTTTCCGGTGGTCAGAGGCAGCGCGTGGCGCTTGCCCGCGCACTGGTCAGCAAACCTGGCGTCCTGGCGCTGGACGAGCCGCTTGGTGCATTGGACGCGCTCACCCGCATCAGCATGCAGGAACTGCTGAACCGCGTCTGGCGCGAGCTCGGCTTCACCGCCGTGCTCGTGACGCATGACGTCAGTGAGGCCGTGCATCTGGCCGATCGCGTCGTCGTGCTGGATGAGGGACGGATCGTGCTCGATATCGCGGTTCCCCATCCGCATCCTCGCCGCCATGGCAATCCGGCGCTGGCCGAACTCGAAGGCCAGTTGCTGGCCGCCATCCTCGGTGATGCCAGGCCAAGCTAA
- the ssuD gene encoding FMNH2-dependent alkanesulfonate monooxygenase — protein sequence MTATAKPIDFLWFIPTSGDGTYLGSADLNRGPEIGYLTQIAQAVDRLGFSGVLLPTGVSCEESFITAAALSAHTQKLKFLVAIRPGTASPAYYARLASTLDRVSNGRVLLNIVVGGSPAELAGDGIHLEHDERYAHADEFFTVWEELMEKGSSTFEGKYITATNARLGLPPVQSPRPPLYFGGSSDAGIDFSVGRVDKYLTWGEPPAQVAEKVEKVRAAAAKKGREVSFGIRLHFIVRETDEEAWAAADRLISKLDDKTISEAQEQFVNQSDSVGQKRMAALHGGRRDKLEVSPNLWAGVGLVRAGAGTALVGSPQTVAARLREYQDIGIETVIGSGYPHLEEAYRVAELLFPELGLSRDEQRAGFRNEFGAKQIFAGGSHGGNLKVVSGS from the coding sequence ATGACCGCGACTGCCAAACCCATCGACTTCCTGTGGTTCATTCCGACCTCCGGCGACGGCACCTATCTTGGGTCGGCCGATCTCAACCGCGGGCCGGAAATCGGCTATCTCACGCAGATCGCTCAAGCTGTCGACAGGCTCGGCTTTTCCGGCGTGCTGCTGCCGACTGGCGTCTCCTGCGAGGAGTCCTTCATCACCGCCGCTGCTCTGTCGGCGCACACACAGAAGCTGAAGTTCCTGGTGGCTATTCGCCCCGGTACGGCATCGCCGGCCTATTACGCCCGTCTTGCCTCGACGCTTGATCGCGTTTCGAACGGTCGTGTGCTTCTTAACATCGTGGTTGGCGGCAGCCCGGCTGAACTGGCGGGCGACGGCATTCATCTCGAGCATGACGAGCGCTATGCCCATGCCGACGAGTTCTTCACCGTTTGGGAAGAGCTTATGGAGAAGGGCTCTTCGACATTCGAAGGCAAGTATATTACGGCGACCAACGCAAGGCTTGGCCTGCCGCCGGTGCAGTCGCCTCGTCCGCCGCTTTATTTCGGTGGTTCGTCGGATGCCGGCATCGATTTCTCGGTTGGTCGCGTCGACAAGTATCTGACCTGGGGCGAGCCGCCGGCACAGGTGGCCGAGAAGGTCGAGAAGGTCCGCGCCGCCGCCGCCAAGAAGGGTCGCGAAGTCAGCTTCGGCATCCGCCTGCATTTCATCGTCCGCGAGACGGACGAAGAGGCATGGGCCGCAGCCGACCGGCTGATCTCCAAGCTCGATGACAAGACGATCAGCGAGGCGCAGGAACAGTTCGTCAACCAGTCCGACTCCGTCGGCCAGAAGCGCATGGCAGCTCTTCACGGCGGTCGCCGCGACAAGCTTGAAGTTTCGCCGAACCTCTGGGCAGGCGTTGGCCTCGTCCGTGCCGGTGCCGGCACGGCGCTTGTCGGGTCGCCACAAACTGTTGCCGCAAGGCTCCGCGAATATCAGGATATCGGCATTGAGACAGTGATCGGTTCTGGCTATCCGCATCTAGAAGAAGCCTATCGCGTCGCGGAACTGCTGTTCCCGGAACTCGGGCTCTCCCGCGACGAGCAGCGAGCCGGTTTCCGCAACGAATTCGGTGCAAAGCAGATTTTCGCCGGCGGTAGCCATGGCGGTAATCTGAAAGTCGTTTCCGGATCTTAA
- a CDS encoding Lrp/AsnC family transcriptional regulator: MDRLDRKILRLLQEDSTLAVADLAKKVGLSTTPCWRRIQKMEEDGVIRRRVALLDPEKVNTKVTVFVSIRTNSHSIEWLKRFSEVIADFPEVVEFYRMSGDVDYLLRVVVPDIAAYDAFYKRMIAKIEIRDVSSAFAMERIKYSTELPLDYMLLDTAKSQED; this comes from the coding sequence ATGGACCGTCTTGACCGCAAAATCCTGCGCCTGCTGCAGGAAGATTCCACTCTGGCCGTGGCCGATCTTGCCAAGAAGGTCGGGCTGTCGACGACACCATGCTGGCGCCGCATTCAGAAGATGGAAGAGGATGGCGTCATTCGCCGCCGCGTAGCGCTGCTCGATCCGGAAAAGGTCAACACCAAAGTTACCGTTTTCGTGTCGATCCGCACCAACAGTCACTCGATCGAATGGCTGAAGCGCTTTTCCGAAGTGATCGCCGATTTCCCGGAAGTGGTCGAATTCTACCGCATGAGCGGCGATGTCGACTATCTGCTGCGCGTCGTCGTTCCCGATATCGCTGCCTATGATGCTTTCTACAAGCGCATGATCGCCAAGATCGAAATCCGTGACGTCTCCTCGGCCTTCGCTATGGAGCGGATCAAGTATTCGACGGAACTGCCGCTGGACTACATGCTGCTGGATACCGCGAAGTCGCAGGAGGACTAA
- a CDS encoding uracil-DNA glycosylase family protein, whose translation MTGDELQVLRDAIAACRICRDTPARGEAYRLPHEPRPVAVLSATARILIAGQAPGLRVHESGLPFNDASGDRLRQWLGVDRDSFYNPDHFAIVPMGFCFPGYDAAGSDLPPRKECAPLWRQKVLDAMPQVELVLAIGQYAQAWHLGAARMASMTETVSEWRRYLLTNRSPAVLPLPHPSWRNSGWLKRNPWFEAELLPVLQERVRILVS comes from the coding sequence ATGACGGGCGATGAATTGCAGGTGCTGCGTGACGCGATTGCCGCCTGTCGTATCTGTCGCGACACCCCGGCGCGCGGGGAGGCATATAGGCTGCCGCATGAGCCGAGACCGGTCGCCGTCTTGTCAGCGACGGCGCGCATCCTGATCGCCGGGCAGGCGCCGGGGCTGCGCGTTCATGAAAGCGGCTTGCCGTTCAACGATGCCTCCGGCGATCGGCTGCGGCAATGGCTGGGCGTCGACCGCGACAGTTTCTACAATCCCGATCATTTCGCCATCGTTCCGATGGGCTTCTGTTTCCCCGGCTATGATGCCGCCGGCAGCGACTTGCCGCCGCGTAAGGAATGCGCGCCGCTCTGGCGGCAGAAAGTTCTGGATGCGATGCCGCAGGTCGAGCTCGTCCTCGCCATTGGACAGTATGCCCAGGCTTGGCACCTAGGTGCGGCGCGAATGGCGTCGATGACGGAAACCGTTTCGGAATGGCGGCGTTATCTTCTGACCAACCGGTCGCCGGCCGTTCTGCCGCTACCCCATCCAAGCTGGCGCAATAGCGGCTGGCTGAAGCGCAATCCCTGGTTCGAGGCGGAGTTGCTGCCGGTGTTACAAGAACGTGTGAGAATCCTCGTTTCTTGA